TCGTAAGCTGTCAATCTCCTGAAACTAATCAAACGATGAATGAAGAAAATCCTTTATTATCGGAATGGAACACACCATTTGGAGTGCCTCCATTTGATCAAATTAAAAATGAGCACTACTTGCCTGCCTTTGAGCAAGGAATGAGTGAGCACAAGGCAGAAATTGATGCCATCGTAAATAATACAGAGGCTCCAACTTTTGCCAATACGATGGAAGTGCTTGAAAGATCTGGAGCTACTTTAGACAACACAAGTAGAGTATTTTACGCCGTAGCTGGAGCGCATACGAATGATGTGTTGGATTCAGTTCGTACGGTTGTTTCTCCAATGCTTTCGAAGCACTATGATTATATCAATTTGAATAAAGGCTTGTTCGAAAGAGTGGAAGCTATATTCAATCAGCTTGATGACAGCGATCTCAATGCAGAACAAAAGAGACTCGTAAGCGAGTCGTACAAAGGATTTGTAAGATCGGGCGTTGGGCTCGAAGGAGAACAAAAGGTGAGACTACAAGAAATCAATAGCAGACTCTCTGAGCTGACTACCAAGTTTGGGCAAAACGTGTTGGCAGAAACCAATAATTTCGAAGCACACACAACTAACCCAGATGACTACGGGACTTTGACTAGTAGCTTAGTTTCTCTAGCGGCTACAGAAGCCAAGAAAAGAGGACACGAAGAAGGTTGGTCATTTACACTTCAGAGACCAAGCATTAATCCTTTCTTGCAATATTCTCCAAATCGTGAGATGAGAGAACAATTGTATCAAGGATATGCCATGAGGGCTGACAATGACAACGAGAACGACAATAAGAAGATCATTGAAGAAATTGTAGCCTTAAGAATTGAAAGAGCAAATCTTTTGGGTTACGAAACACATGCTGATGTACAACTGTCATCAAGTGTAGCACAAACGTCAAAAGCTGTTATGGACTTTATGGATAAGGTTTGGCCTGCTGCATTGAATATGGCTAAGTCTGAAAGAGAGGCGTTGACAATTGAAATGAAAAAAGACGGTATCGATGGAGAACTGAGAGGTTCGGATTGGAGATACTATGTGGAGAAGGTGAGAAAGGCTAAGTATAATTTCGATGAGGATGCTATGCGTCCGTATTTTGAGTTTACAGCGGTTCGTGATGGGGCATTTGCTTTAGCGAATAAGTTGTTTGGTATGCAGATTAAGGAATTGACTGATATGCCTAAGTGGCACGAAGATCAGCAGGTTTTTGAAGTTCTGGAGGCAGACGGCACACACATTGGTATTCTTTATATGGACTTTTTTGCTAGAGATAGCAAAAGGGGAGGAGCCTGGATGAATTCATTGAGATCACAGTCCAAAATGGATGGTAAGGTAACGCCGATTGTAACCAACAATTTTAATTTCCCAGCTCCAACAGAGGATGGACCTTCTCTGCTTTCATTTTCTGAATCAGAAACTATGTTTCACGAGTTTGGGCATGCTTTGCATGGATTGTTGTCTGATGTGACTTATCCTTCGCAA
The sequence above is drawn from the Reichenbachiella sp. genome and encodes:
- a CDS encoding M3 family metallopeptidase yields the protein MRKTITLLTAGVMAFVSCQSPETNQTMNEENPLLSEWNTPFGVPPFDQIKNEHYLPAFEQGMSEHKAEIDAIVNNTEAPTFANTMEVLERSGATLDNTSRVFYAVAGAHTNDVLDSVRTVVSPMLSKHYDYINLNKGLFERVEAIFNQLDDSDLNAEQKRLVSESYKGFVRSGVGLEGEQKVRLQEINSRLSELTTKFGQNVLAETNNFEAHTTNPDDYGTLTSSLVSLAATEAKKRGHEEGWSFTLQRPSINPFLQYSPNREMREQLYQGYAMRADNDNENDNKKIIEEIVALRIERANLLGYETHADVQLSSSVAQTSKAVMDFMDKVWPAALNMAKSEREALTIEMKKDGIDGELRGSDWRYYVEKVRKAKYNFDEDAMRPYFEFTAVRDGAFALANKLFGMQIKELTDMPKWHEDQQVFEVLEADGTHIGILYMDFFARDSKRGGAWMNSLRSQSKMDGKVTPIVTNNFNFPAPTEDGPSLLSFSESETMFHEFGHALHGLLSDVTYPSQSGTNVPRDFVEFPSQVMENWMSEPEVLKLYAKHYQTGEVIPDELVQKMNDANAFNEGFRSVEYMAAAYLDMSWHTLTSADGIEARAFEKEAMDKIGLIDQIIPRYRSGYFNHIFAGGYSAGYYSYLWSELLDADCFQAFKETGDLFDQETARKYRIMLSKGGSKPGMELYVDFRGKTPEIGPLLEKKGFK